A single window of Malus sylvestris chromosome 5, drMalSylv7.2, whole genome shotgun sequence DNA harbors:
- the LOC126622324 gene encoding protein RALF-like 19 has product MGFKLYLIALMVVLAMVARSSAKVLDASWTLSHFGNHDDESLLDSANSKVGDLIGEENEMMMETESTRRTLRGRGRRYVGYGALRRNAVPCGRRGRSYYNCQGRQRANPYKRGCQYITRCARR; this is encoded by the coding sequence ATGGGATTCAAGCTCTACCTGATCGCCCTCATGGTGGTCTTGGCCATGGTGGCTAGGTCATCGGCCAAGGTCCTCGATGCCTCGTGGACTCTCAGCCACTTCGGCAATCACGATGATGAGTCGTTGCTCGACAGCGCCAACAGCAAAGTCGGTGACTTGATCGGAGAGGAGAATGAGATGATGATGGAGACAGAGAGCACTCGTAGGACACTCAGAGGCCGCGGCAGGAGGTACGTTGGCTATGGTGCCCTGAGACGCAATGCTGTTCCATGCGGACGCCGCGGTCGGTCCTACTACAACTGCCAAGGAAGGCAGAGGGCTAACCCTTACAAGCGCGGTTGCCAGTACATCACCCGCTGCGCCAGACGCTAA